From Microbacterium croceum, a single genomic window includes:
- a CDS encoding alpha/beta fold hydrolase — protein sequence MDAVAVPLSDLTRMPEPQQVYAADGTRLATYTWGDLDAPVVVIVHGFASNARDNWVLTGWVRELTRAGFRVLALDQRGHGRSEKPHQPEDYSIRTLVTDVETVMDAYLVDDAVYVGYSLGARVGWEVVRDLPQRIGRAVLGGVPDGIPLARLDLDQVRAYIAEGTPVSDTTTQNYIALTERVPGNDLSALVALAEGMRSSGAIDPDPADAPTRPILFATGSKDAIIEGSRALASAAPDARFFEIPNRNHFNAPGSREFKEAALAFLREG from the coding sequence ATGGATGCCGTGGCAGTTCCTCTCTCCGACCTCACCCGCATGCCCGAACCCCAGCAGGTGTACGCGGCCGACGGCACGCGGCTCGCCACGTACACCTGGGGTGACCTCGACGCCCCGGTCGTCGTGATCGTGCACGGGTTCGCATCCAACGCCCGCGACAACTGGGTGCTCACCGGGTGGGTGCGCGAGCTGACGAGAGCCGGGTTCCGCGTGCTCGCCCTCGACCAGCGCGGCCACGGGCGCAGCGAGAAGCCGCATCAGCCCGAGGACTACAGCATCCGCACGCTGGTCACCGACGTCGAGACGGTCATGGATGCGTACCTCGTCGACGACGCCGTGTACGTCGGCTACTCGCTCGGCGCACGGGTGGGGTGGGAGGTCGTGCGCGATCTTCCACAGCGCATCGGCAGGGCGGTGCTGGGCGGCGTGCCGGACGGCATCCCCCTCGCCCGTCTCGACCTCGATCAGGTGCGCGCCTACATCGCCGAGGGCACCCCGGTCAGCGACACCACGACGCAGAACTACATCGCCCTCACCGAGCGCGTGCCCGGCAACGACCTGAGCGCGTTGGTCGCTCTGGCCGAGGGGATGCGGTCATCCGGGGCGATCGACCCCGACCCGGCGGATGCTCCGACTCGCCCGATCCTGTTCGCGACCGGGTCGAAGGACGCCATCATCGAAGGCTCCCGCGCCCTGGCATCCGCCGCCCCCGACGCCCGCTTCTTCGAGATCCCGAACCGGAACCACTTCAACGCGCCCGGCTCGCGCGAGTTCAAGGAAGCGGCACTGGCGTTCCTCCGCGAGGGCTGA